Part of the Sorghum bicolor cultivar BTx623 chromosome 1, Sorghum_bicolor_NCBIv3, whole genome shotgun sequence genome, ccaagtccacattgttcgaggtaataaataactttagactctatgatagagtctgcattgtgagtgctctaaggccagtctcaatgcaagtttcatgagagtgtcatgcacattaaatagggtgccacataagcaaaattgctgacttgacatgatcattaaatgaaggagtttcatcagatgagagaggagtttcatccccatgaaactcttatggcggctcggttacctagtttacagTCTTAGTAACTGTGCCattaaactatgcattgagactggcctaagcgtGATCATCAACACTACTCAAAGTTAACATGCAAGTAGTAGTTGTCGTTAAATCGGCAATTTGTCAAGCGAGAAGCTggcaattttggtcaaacttaattttttttactttttaaaaaaaattaaaataacttataatttaaaatggagCGGAAGTACAATACAACCAACAAAACCTTGGAATCCTACAAACGCATTGACCACGTCACGCCATCTCGAGGCTGACTCGCTGCACGAGCCATGGCgaccgcggcggcggctgcttcACCACCGGCGTCGTCGCTTCCTGGAGACGGAACGCCGGCATCGCCCTCTGAATCTGATACGGCGGCGATCCGCCGGTGTccgtcgacgacgacgtcgtcagcAGGCTCTCGCCGGAGATGTCCGACTCCGAGGCCAAGGGGGGAGTAGCGGTGGCCGTGCTCTCATCAGCCTCATCCCGGCGCCGCCTCCGGCCCCGGCCGCCACTACCACTACTGCCGATGGCCAGCGTCAGCTCCAGCCCGTCGTCCGCTGACGGCGGTGGCGCGACGACGACGCACTCGTCGGCGGGGAGGCGCAGGTGCACGTCCAGCGCGCGCCGCGGCTGCTGCCTGCGCCGCCGCCTGATCTGGCGCCGGCAGCTGACGAGCTCCGACGACAACATCAGGTGCTTCTGGACGCGGTACAGCCGGTGCAGCTCGTGGACCTGCTGCCTGAAGGTCTCTTCGTGCCTGAGCATGGCCATCTTCACGAGCTCCATGTCGCAGTGACTCGCAAGCTTATTCTCCATCTGCACCGACCGTCCTCTGCCCTCAATaaacaacaagcaaatcaagagatACCAACAAGACAAATAACAAGGACATCAATATGCGCTCTACTGTCTAATCATACAAGTAATGAAGAAACTAATGCATCCTCACTCATAAATCATAATGATGCGTGCGTGATTACATTACATAGCACTGAAACTACACCCTCTGGATCACACACATATACAGAGGCAGGCAACTGACGACTGACCTGATATAATCCTGGTTTA contains:
- the LOC8064515 gene encoding uncharacterized protein LOC8064515, whose protein sequence is MENKLASHCDMELVKMAMLRHEETFRQQVHELHRLYRVQKHLMLSSELVSCRRQIRRRRRQQPRRALDVHLRLPADECVVVAPPPSADDGLELTLAIGSSGSGGRGRRRRRDEADESTATATPPLASESDISGESLLTTSSSTDTGGSPPYQIQRAMPAFRLQEATTPVVKQPPPRSPWLVQRVSLEMA